In Synechococcus sp. MU1643, a single window of DNA contains:
- a CDS encoding diflavin flavoprotein, giving the protein MSVTSTATTRRTIQLPIDDGVVGLRGLSPERHRFELEYALERGSTANSVLFEAGDGAPAVLVHPPGVAYSAAFLPVLAEALPSSDAPLLVVVGHVNPNRVALLRDLAEAYAGLELIVSNPGAKLIEELWRQRKPAPPGETSEQPPLPDLPPLRVIRQEQTLPLSHQRSLMLLPAPTPRWPGGLLAFEESLGMLMSDKFFSAHLCTDSWAESNRSSTEEERRHFYDCLMAPMARQVDALVERLEELDIRTIAPGHGPAIEASWRSLLNDYRRWGEGQQTASLTVALLFASAYGNTAAIADALARGVSRTGIRVSSLNCEFTPADELVSTIQQVDAVLIGSPTLGGHAPTPIVSALGTLLAEGDRSKPVGVFGSFGWSGEAVDLLETKLRDGGFSFGFEPIRVKFSPDAARVKELEETGTRFARQLLQNQKRAQRRSAGGLSESRSDPAVLALGRVIGSLCVLTTRKADLSGAMVASWVSQASFNPPGITVAVAKDRAVEALLHKGDRFALNVLAEGRETALMKQFLQPFEPGADRFAGLELESSPSEQPLLPGALAWLDGKVSQRMECGDHWLIYAEVDHGGVLDAEGSTAVHQRRSGANY; this is encoded by the coding sequence ATGAGCGTGACCAGCACCGCAACCACTCGTCGCACGATCCAGCTGCCGATCGACGATGGAGTCGTTGGTCTGCGCGGTCTGAGCCCTGAACGGCACCGCTTCGAACTGGAATACGCCCTGGAGCGGGGCAGCACCGCCAACAGTGTGTTGTTCGAGGCCGGAGATGGCGCCCCTGCCGTGCTGGTCCACCCCCCGGGGGTGGCCTACAGCGCAGCCTTTCTGCCGGTGCTTGCTGAAGCCCTGCCCAGCAGCGACGCACCGCTGTTGGTGGTGGTTGGCCACGTCAACCCCAACCGCGTTGCCCTGCTGCGGGATCTGGCGGAGGCCTATGCCGGCCTGGAACTGATCGTCTCCAACCCTGGCGCAAAGCTGATCGAGGAGCTGTGGAGACAACGCAAGCCGGCCCCTCCCGGCGAAACAAGCGAACAACCACCGCTGCCAGATCTGCCGCCTCTGCGGGTCATCCGCCAGGAGCAAACACTTCCCCTCAGCCATCAACGCAGCTTGATGCTGCTGCCGGCCCCAACTCCTCGCTGGCCAGGCGGATTGCTGGCCTTCGAGGAAAGCCTGGGCATGCTGATGAGCGACAAGTTCTTTAGTGCTCATCTCTGCACGGACAGCTGGGCCGAAAGCAACCGCAGCAGCACCGAAGAAGAGCGCCGTCACTTCTATGACTGCCTGATGGCCCCGATGGCCCGTCAGGTGGATGCCCTGGTGGAACGGCTCGAAGAGCTCGACATCCGCACCATCGCACCGGGCCATGGCCCGGCAATTGAAGCCAGTTGGCGCAGCCTCCTGAATGACTACCGCCGCTGGGGCGAAGGCCAGCAGACCGCCAGCCTGACGGTGGCCCTGCTGTTTGCCAGCGCCTACGGCAACACCGCAGCCATTGCTGATGCCCTGGCCCGCGGGGTCAGCCGCACCGGCATCCGGGTGAGCAGCTTGAACTGCGAATTCACCCCCGCCGATGAACTGGTGAGCACGATCCAGCAGGTCGATGCCGTGTTGATCGGCTCACCCACCCTGGGAGGCCATGCCCCCACACCGATCGTCTCGGCCCTGGGAACCCTGTTGGCGGAGGGGGATCGCAGCAAACCAGTGGGGGTGTTCGGCAGCTTCGGCTGGAGCGGCGAGGCCGTGGATCTGCTGGAAACGAAGCTGCGGGATGGCGGCTTCAGCTTTGGCTTCGAGCCGATCCGGGTGAAGTTCAGTCCGGATGCCGCCCGAGTGAAGGAGCTGGAGGAAACCGGCACCCGTTTCGCCCGTCAGCTGCTGCAAAACCAGAAGCGGGCGCAACGGCGCAGTGCAGGGGGCTTGAGCGAAAGCCGCAGCGATCCAGCGGTGCTGGCCCTGGGCCGCGTGATCGGCTCCCTCTGCGTGCTCACAACACGCAAAGCCGATCTGAGCGGGGCCATGGTGGCCAGCTGGGTGAGTCAAGCCAGCTTCAATCCCCCCGGCATCACCGTGGCCGTCGCCAAGGACCGTGCCGTGGAAGCCCTGCTGCACAAGGGCGATCGCTTCGCCTTGAACGTGCTGGCCGAAGGGCGCGAAACCGCCCTGATGAAGCAGTTCCTGCAACCGTTCGAACCCGGTGCCGATCGCTTTGCAGGCCTTGAGCTGGAGAGCAGCCCCTCCGAACAGCCGTTGCTGCCGGGTGCCCTGGCCTGGCTGGACGGGAAGGTGAGCCAGCGGATGGAATGCGGCGACCACTGGCTGATCTA